A segment of the Ipomoea triloba cultivar NCNSP0323 chromosome 1, ASM357664v1 genome:
AAAATGGATGtctctctttttatttattcacATGGGGAATTGAGAGTGTATTTATTAGTCTACGTGGATGATATTTTAATCATGGGTAGTGATCAGTCTTTGGTGTCTACACTCATGGCGAAATTATCTGCTACTTTTAGAATTCGTGACTTGGGAGTTCCGGGTTTCTTTTTGGGAATTGAAACAGTTCATTTGGATGGTAGCATGCTGCTCTCTCAGAAGCGTTATATGACGGATATCCTGAAGCGTGCTGGTAGGACTGACTATAAGTTGTTGGCAACTCCCATTCCTGTGTCACGTCCTGTTGTTGAATCGACAGATCTTTATGCAGATCCCACGAGATACAGGAGTTTAGCTGTTGCGCTACAATATCTCACTGTGACTCGTCATGACTTGTCCTACGCTATTAATTTGCTTTGTCAACACATGCATACTCCGACGGTGGCTCACTGGGCTCAGCTTAAGCGAGTGCTACGGTATGTTAAGGGGACTTTACATTATGGTTTACGGCTGCGTAAGTCCTCTAACACTGATATTCATGCTTTTTCTGATCCGGACTAGGCCGGTTATCCTGCGGATAGGAAGTCTACTAGTGGCTTTGTAGTTTTTCTGGGTTTTAATCTTGTAGCATAGGTGTGTAAGAAGCAACGTACAATGGCGAGATCTTCTACGAAGGCTGAGTATAAGGCGCTTGCAAATGTCTGTGCTGAGGTTACTTGGATTGTGTCCTTGTTGTGTGGGCTAGGTGTGTTTTATGTGTCTATTCCAAAATTATGGTGCGATAATCTAGATGCCACATATATGTGTGTCAATCCTGTATTCCATGCTCACACGAAACACAttgagattgactaccactttgtttgGGACAAGGTTGTTGCTAGTGAACTTCACATTAATTTCATTTCATCCAAAGATCAATTGGCATACATTTTCACTAAACCTCTAGCTACTCTGCAATTCGTGTTCTTGCATGACAAGATACAGGTTGTTGCCCCAACTtaagcttgagggggagtataaTGACTCTCATTATGTTATACTTCTAGtctatttataaatttgtagtTTATATGTATTtctgagttaattaccgatttggtccctcgactattgaaatttcaccactttggtcctcgacaatttttcttacccaattaagtcctcgactttgaaaaatttaaccaatttggtcatccgtttattttaccatttgatattcattaaatcgagaccaaattggtaattttcactatagtcaagggaccatttcagtcaaaattaattaccgaaatggtcccttgactatagcaaacttaccaatttggtcctgatttaacggctgttaaacatcaaaataaacggaggaccaaattggttaattttttcaaagtcgaggacttaattgagcaagaaaaattgtcaaggaccaaagtggtgaaatctcaatagtcgatggaccaaatcggtaattaagtCTATATTTCTCTATGTAATCTTGTAGAGTGTTGATAAGATATgtagtaataattatttaatttgatgaatcAATTGATATGAAATGTGTTGTAATTCAATTATGAGAagtattttaaaagaaaactaCTTTTTATGAACCATCTTAATGTAATCTAAGTTTCAATGGTGCATCATTCATTGTATTcaaattaatctaaaaatacagagttgatctaactaaaataaaaaagatttataaatatcatattaataaagataaaatacaatttattcTAACCATTTCATATTTCATCATAGATATTTAATGCTTAACAGTATTCTAAACACCTTATCAACAGTTGTAttcataaacaaaaaatagcaCCCTCatagcataaaataaaatagaataattcACCGTTTTATTACTGCTGCCTTAGATAGGTTATGATAGCAATACAGAAAACCTGCTAAAACATTTTATCAAAATACCAATGCAGTAATGAAGAAATTTGCAATTACAATGCCATTACATGGGACATCTCAGACTAAAATTACAGATTCTATTTAGATTCATCTATAAGGACAAACATGCAACTTTTTTATCCAGAATAATcataaaaagtatataataaaaCATATAGACCTAATAAAAGGTTGAGATCCTACATTTTCTATCTAAGCACTGATATCATTCCTCTGGATAGTGAGTTTGTGACAAAACAATGAAAAGTTTTAGACCTTCATCAATGGAGTTTGTTTTGAATGAAGTTATGGAGGCTCTGTAAATAGATACTGAAGCAATGGAGCAACAACTCCAACACTTAAACTATTCCCAAGCAAGGCATACCTGCACACATAAGCAAATACATATCTCAGAGGCGAGTAAACAAGAAGGTTGTAATAAATTCTAAAAGAACTAGGATAACTTTCAAGCATTTGCCAAAAGAAAACTAAAATATTTACTgcatcacaattcacaacaGGAAAGGGTACACCAGACAAAGCCATTAAATGTTCATGGATGAATAATCAATACTTGGCAAAAGCTTTCCAGCTCTAACTAAAATCCTTTATCCAGTAAGATTATATCCTATAATTCTTTgaagtaatttaaaaaatacccACCCCaacccaaaataaataaataaataaaaagcaaaacaaaataaGTAAAGTCTATCTTTCTGTCATTGCTCTAACAACAGAAAAAAGTTATAGTGATTAA
Coding sequences within it:
- the LOC116010800 gene encoding uncharacterized protein LOC116010800; protein product: MGSDQSLVSTLMAKLSATFRIRDLGVPGFFLGIETVHLDGSMLLSQKRYMTDILKRAGRTDYKLLATPIPVSRPVVESTDLYADPTRYRSLAVALQYLTVTRHDLSYAINLLCQHMHTPTVAHWAQLKRVLRYVKGTLHYGLRLRKSSNTDIHAFSDPD